A genomic region of Papaver somniferum cultivar HN1 chromosome 7, ASM357369v1, whole genome shotgun sequence contains the following coding sequences:
- the LOC113298583 gene encoding protein disulfide isomerase-like 1-4, translated as MANRSLYLVSITFLLLINNFCSANAISNIDDDNEEVEGSNEGQKENSYPIVDEKDVIILKHKNFSKTVKKNRYVMVLFYEPWSKEYEAFLPGYASAATELKGEALLAKVDATEVYALTKKYELEEYPSVLFFIDGVIQKRYLGKKTKDAIVAWVKKKSGPGIYNVTEIEDAKRILNTDDKLVMGFFDSLVGPNCDILAAVSRQEDYINFYQTSSPEVAKIFHIDPDVERPALVMLKKEAEKQVHFNGKFTKLAIAKFVSASKLPLVTRFSKESAQLIFENPVKNQIFLFATSSDSVKFISEFEEAARFFKGKIIFIYVELDGEDVGVALSAFFGVNGRGLMVIAYTGTEDAKKYMFVGKVTLDNIKAFGKDFLEGKLPPFYKSDPIPEINDRDVKIVVGKNFDEIVLDESKDVLLEIHAPWCEHCQKLEPTYNELAKQLRGINSIVIAKMDGSTNEHPRVKVEAFPTFFFFRAGNKNSDPITIDGSVSIDEITKYLKEHASIPFKARQKPSSSSPVDVDISKRRKNSDNNNNVVNDEL; from the exons ATGGCGAATCGATCTCTTTACCTTGTCTCTATTACTTTTCTTTTGCTGATTAATAACTTTTGTTCTGCTAATGCAATATCAAACATAGACGATGACAACGAAGAAGTTGAGGGTTCAAATGAAGGTCAAAAAGAGAATTCTTACCCAATTGTGGATGAAAAAGATGTAATTATACTAAAACACAAGAATTTCAGTAAAACCGTGAAGAAAAATCGGTATGTAATGGTGCTTTTTTACGAACCCTGGTCCAAAGAGTACGAGGCATTTTTACCAGGGTATGCATCCGCTGCGACGGAATTGAAAGGAGAAGCACTGCTCGCGAAGGTGGATGCGACCGAGGTATATGCACTGACCAAGAAATATGAATTGGAGGAATACCCATCGGTCTTATTTTTTATTGATGGAGTTATTCAGAAACGCTATCTTGGGAAGAAGACCAA AGATGCTATTGTGGCCTGGGTTAAGAAGAAATCCGGACCTGGGATTTACAACGTAACTGAAATTGAGGATGCTAAACGAATATTGAATACAGATGACAAACTCGTTATgggtttctttgattctttggtG GGTCCTAACTGTGACATTCTTGCTGCTGTCTCAAGACAAGAAGATTATATCAACTTCTACCAAACTTCTAGTCCTGAAGTAGCAAAAATCTTCCACATTGACCCCGATGTTGAGCGTCCTGCTTTGGTCATGCTGAAGAAGGAGGCGGAGAAACAAGTCCACTTCA ATGGTAAATTCACGAAGCTTGCAATAGCAAAGTTTGTGTCAGCCAGCAAGCTTCCTCTAGTGACGCGGTTTTCTAAAGAAAGTGCTCAGTTGATTTTTGAGAATCCAGTTAAGAATCAG ATTTTTCTTTTTGCCACTTCTAGCGATTCAGTGAAGTTCATCTCGGAATTTGAAGAGGCAGCAAGATTCTTCAAGGGAAAg ATCATCTTTATCTATGTGGAATTAGACGGCGAAGATGTTGGAGTGGCACTTTCAGCATTCTTCGGTGTTAATGGGCGTGGCCTTATG GTTATTGCATATACTGGAACTGAAGATGCGAAGAAGTACATGTTTGTTGGCAAAGTGACTCTTGACAATATTAAG GCATTTGGGAAGGATTTTTTGGAAGGCAAACTTCCGCCTTTCTACAAGTCTGATCCAATACCAGAGATT AATGATAGGGATGTGAAAATAGTGGTGGGGAAAAACTTTGATGAGATTGTGTTGGACGAGTCGAAGGATGTTCTCCTTGAG ATTCATGCACCATGGTGTGAACATTGCCAAAAGCTTGAGCCTACTTACAACGAGCTAGCCAAGCAATTGCGTGGGATTAATTCAATTGTCATTGCCAAGATGGATGGAAGCACCAATGAGCATCCTAGAGTCAAG GTTGAAGCGTTCCCCACATTTTTCTTCTTCCGTGCAGGAAATAAGAACTCGGACCCT ATTACCATAGATGGCAGTGTAAGTATAGATGAAATCACTAAATATCTCAAGGAGCATGCATCAATTCCATTCAAGGCACGGCAGAAACCAAGTTCTTCTTCTCCAGTAGATGTCGATATTTCCAAGAGAAGAAAGAACAGCGACAACAACAACAATGTCGTCAACGATGAACTGTAA
- the LOC113295311 gene encoding proline-rich receptor-like protein kinase PERK12, translating into MARLCKIIFCLMSVLFLVDSVICADADPPSNDAPPPESTADSAPPSPPTDLTGAPVSPPKHNEPNSPPAPPPSTNAPSPSSPKHSPAPSPSAPAASDNPKSPTPAQSPSDDGAADNKKSPAPSPDADIKHVSTDTAGMEEESKGSSSSGGMSGVKKLGISVGVILFVGCIAAGVIVYKKRQDNIARSRYAYAAGGTFL; encoded by the coding sequence ATGGCAAGACTATGTAAAATCATCTTCTGTTTGATGTCAGTTCTATTTCTAGTAGATTCAGTTATCTGCGCAGATGCAGATCCACCAAGTAATGATGCTCCTCCACCTGAATCTACAGCTGATTCTGCTCCTCCATCTCCACCTACTGATCTTACTGGAGCTCCAGTTTCTCCACCAAAACATAATGAACCTAATAGTCCTCCGGCTCCTCCACCGTCTACTAATGCTCCGAGTCCATCTTCTCCAAAACATTCCCCTGCTCCATCACCATCTGCACCAGCTGCATCTGATAATCCCAAATCGCCTACGCCTGCTCAATCACCATCGGATGATGGTGCCGCCGACAATAAGAAATCACCTGCTCCATCACCGGATGCAGATATTAAACACGTGAGTACAGATACAGCAGGAATGGAAGAAGAATCAAAAGGTTCATCTTCTTCAGGTGGAATGAGTGGTGTAAAGAAGCTTGGGATTAGTGTGGGAGTGATTTTATTTGTTGGATGTATTGCTGCAGGAGTTATTGTGTACAAGAAAAGGCAAGATAATATAGCGCGATCTCGGTATGCTTATGCAGCTGGTGGAACTTTTCTTTAA